The Candidatus Woesearchaeota archaeon genome window below encodes:
- a CDS encoding CBS domain-containing protein yields MIKSEHLTDAVICREQESVLEVSRILRDTQRRHLIVLNTKDQPVGVISSVDLNNRVLAEEKDPKKIQAHEIMTKGVRTVSLQDTYEKAFQIMIELGTYSIPVLRQGKLLGVLEFTKAFKLKELEAANHAQHP; encoded by the coding sequence ATGATTAAATCAGAACATCTGACTGATGCAGTTATTTGCAGAGAACAAGAAAGCGTGCTTGAGGTGTCACGCATTTTACGAGATACCCAACGACGTCACCTTATTGTACTCAATACTAAGGATCAACCTGTAGGAGTTATTTCAAGCGTTGATTTAAACAACAGGGTCCTTGCAGAAGAAAAAGACCCAAAGAAAATACAAGCCCATGAAATAATGACCAAGGGAGTCAGAACAGTATCCTTACAGGACACCTATGAAAAAGCATTCCAGATTATGATTGAGCTTGGCACGTATTCCATTCCGGTCTTACGCCAGGGAAAATTACTGGGCGTACTTGAATTCACCAAGGCATTTAAACTCAAGGAACTGGAGGCAGCAAACCATGCACAGCATCCGTGA
- a CDS encoding glycogen/starch synthase: protein MVMVRTEKTNLALVTPEFYGRAMVGGLAMATFGLAHALQGRNYDMRVFLPAYERTPRNEKFLLQPQKGDPHKDIFSAIPVHNVEGAQGHFSGGPVSYTERPSTIEEVAYRESSRAAFHAAVEFAERTVRALEELAAGDPSWKPDVVHAHDWYAGPVAYFLAKSPTLSRVPTVITVHNASYIGEVPCPPPQEDSSQGELLKRQRQALQIDRDLFTSLLELSIHFADATTTVSPAYARRILGNESDIDGRVARRMRENGMEAILNGLDYELMNPQTDPYTFRFDPTNIESVGYGKGRNKYDLHRKLGISPDGQKMQVTLMARLEEQKGIDVVMQAMSELATIDGISLLIVGETGNDRLREQLQQMNGNMKGRPYFAPPELQHLVLAGSDAILHPSRNEPCGLVVLEGMRYGALPIVTGVDGHVDTVVPFDGQQGYGFMVQQLTPEGIVRAVTQARDAFKQGEPWRRALGNVLREDFSWDGTRDPVGKYIELYERVRAQKAPKQAVS, encoded by the coding sequence ATGGTAATGGTAAGGACTGAAAAAACAAACCTTGCATTGGTAACACCAGAATTCTATGGCAGAGCAATGGTCGGTGGCTTGGCAATGGCAACCTTTGGATTGGCACATGCCTTACAAGGGAGAAATTATGATATGCGCGTGTTTCTTCCAGCGTATGAAAGAACACCACGCAATGAAAAATTTTTATTACAACCTCAAAAAGGGGATCCCCATAAGGACATTTTTTCAGCAATACCTGTCCACAATGTTGAGGGTGCTCAGGGACATTTTTCCGGAGGACCCGTTTCCTACACTGAACGTCCTAGTACCATTGAAGAAGTAGCTTACAGGGAAAGTAGCCGTGCAGCGTTTCATGCAGCAGTCGAATTTGCCGAAAGAACGGTCAGAGCACTTGAGGAACTTGCTGCAGGAGATCCTTCCTGGAAGCCCGATGTTGTCCATGCGCATGACTGGTATGCTGGCCCAGTTGCTTATTTCTTAGCAAAGAGTCCAACTCTCTCAAGGGTTCCAACCGTGATAACGGTTCATAACGCAAGCTATATTGGCGAAGTTCCCTGTCCCCCTCCTCAAGAAGATAGTTCTCAAGGAGAACTTCTCAAAAGACAACGACAAGCACTGCAGATTGATCGAGACTTATTCACCAGTCTCCTTGAACTGAGTATTCATTTTGCCGATGCAACAACAACCGTAAGTCCGGCCTATGCAAGAAGAATTCTGGGAAATGAGAGTGACATTGATGGTCGTGTAGCAAGACGAATGCGAGAGAATGGTATGGAAGCCATTCTCAACGGACTAGATTATGAGCTCATGAATCCACAAACAGACCCTTATACTTTTCGTTTTGATCCAACAAATATAGAATCAGTAGGATATGGCAAAGGCAGAAATAAATACGATCTGCACCGAAAACTGGGTATTTCTCCTGATGGACAGAAAATGCAAGTCACGCTGATGGCACGACTTGAAGAGCAAAAAGGAATTGATGTGGTCATGCAAGCGATGAGCGAACTTGCAACCATCGATGGCATCTCTCTCCTTATTGTTGGTGAGACCGGTAATGATCGACTACGAGAACAGCTTCAACAGATGAACGGAAATATGAAAGGACGTCCGTACTTTGCTCCTCCAGAACTGCAACATCTGGTATTGGCAGGGAGTGATGCCATCCTCCATCCATCAAGAAACGAGCCTTGTGGATTAGTTGTTCTGGAAGGGATGCGCTATGGTGCATTACCTATTGTTACTGGGGTGGATGGGCATGTGGATACCGTCGTGCCTTTTGACGGTCAGCAGGGATATGGGTTTATGGTTCAGCAACTCACCCCAGAAGGTATTGTTCGTGCGGTAACCCAAGCACGAGACGCTTTCAAGCAAGGAGAGCCATGGAGAAGAGCACTCGGTAATGTTCTTCGTGAAGACTTCTCATGGGATGGTACAAGAGATCCCGTAGGAAAGTATATTGAGCTTTATGAACGAGTTAGAGCACAAAAAGCACCGAAACAAGCGGTTTCGTAA
- a CDS encoding Lrp/AsnC family transcriptional regulator, with protein MTQLLPVYRIDETIDTAISLDVKDEKILALLSMDARMPISAIAKQIRLSKEGTFYRIKRLQEKGILLQFLPVVDLRDFGYATYHVFFVINEANLERRQELMDAFLAHPHTKGLIEYSDRWDFEWILVARHVQEFDALLTDLTKAFTDIIVEKHKFEIITGFKSIQFPQTYVQEKVMLKPKKVILKQLDAKDYLILTQLADNARASTYTIAAALGFSPDTVRLRMKKLLAQDIIRQFTILPCLSRLGYHWQTLCIDVKTFDLPHELKFKEYISQKPEIIRAVKVLGDWDLMLYIVTKNMSQAHKLIKEIQKTFVDIIITYQTFGEYREHYFTSLPFIIQNAVLPGTVEDKPTKKVPAKH; from the coding sequence ATGACCCAACTTTTGCCTGTCTATCGGATAGATGAGACCATTGATACAGCCATCTCTCTCGATGTTAAGGACGAGAAAATTCTCGCATTACTCTCGATGGATGCCCGGATGCCCATTTCGGCAATCGCCAAACAAATTCGGCTCTCGAAAGAAGGAACATTTTATAGGATAAAACGCTTACAGGAAAAGGGAATACTCCTGCAATTCCTGCCCGTCGTAGACTTGCGTGACTTTGGCTATGCAACCTATCATGTCTTTTTCGTCATTAACGAGGCTAACCTTGAACGAAGACAGGAACTTATGGATGCTTTTTTAGCCCATCCCCATACCAAAGGATTGATTGAGTACAGTGACCGTTGGGACTTTGAATGGATCCTTGTTGCCCGTCATGTCCAGGAATTTGATGCTCTTCTTACCGACCTCACGAAAGCATTTACCGATATTATCGTTGAAAAACATAAATTTGAGATCATTACTGGCTTTAAATCCATCCAGTTTCCTCAAACATACGTGCAGGAAAAGGTTATGCTTAAACCCAAGAAAGTAATCCTCAAACAGCTTGATGCCAAGGATTATCTTATTCTGACACAGCTTGCGGATAATGCACGGGCTTCAACGTATACCATCGCTGCTGCACTCGGATTCAGCCCAGATACCGTAAGATTACGCATGAAAAAACTCCTTGCACAGGACATTATTCGCCAGTTTACCATCTTACCCTGTCTTTCCCGTCTTGGTTATCATTGGCAGACCTTGTGCATCGATGTCAAAACCTTTGATCTTCCTCATGAATTGAAATTTAAAGAGTATATCTCTCAAAAACCAGAGATTATACGAGCAGTCAAAGTCCTTGGAGACTGGGATTTGATGCTCTATATCGTCACCAAAAATATGAGCCAAGCCCATAAACTGATCAAAGAAATCCAGAAGACTTTTGTGGATATCATCATTACTTATCAAACATTTGGTGAGTACCGCGAGCACTACTTTACCAGCCTTCCGTTCATTATTCAGAACGCTGTCCTTCCGGGAACTGTCGAGGACAAACCTACGAAAAAAGTACCAGCAAAACATTAA